The Thermoleophilaceae bacterium genome has a window encoding:
- a CDS encoding glycine betaine ABC transporter substrate-binding protein, which translates to MRRGAAGVLATALALAVAACGSSGGGNTSTSASTNAAPAGKPGAGKPAVTLGAKNFTEQFVLGQLYKQALEAKGFKVNLKNNIGSTEIIDKGLTSGNIDFYPEYIGVGLTAVAHDDKSYPSAQAAYNALKKFNEGRGFTLLDETPFTDVDAIAVKPAYAQQHKLKSVADLKNAGPFKIGAPPEFRTRFTGLVGMKKVYGINNATLVPLTIGVQYKALNDGKVQAADVFTTDGQLQSGKYTVLTDPKNIFGFEQVAPIVNKKTLTKEGPAFAQTINAVSAKLTTKAMQQMNGAVDLDKQSPASVAKQFLQANGLA; encoded by the coding sequence ATGAGACGAGGCGCGGCAGGCGTGCTCGCCACGGCGTTGGCGCTGGCCGTGGCCGCGTGCGGCTCGAGCGGCGGCGGGAACACCAGCACGAGCGCGAGCACCAACGCGGCGCCCGCGGGCAAGCCCGGCGCCGGCAAGCCGGCCGTCACGCTTGGGGCGAAGAACTTCACCGAGCAGTTCGTGCTCGGCCAGCTCTACAAGCAGGCGCTCGAGGCCAAGGGCTTCAAGGTGAACCTGAAGAACAACATCGGCTCCACCGAGATCATCGACAAGGGCCTGACGAGCGGGAACATCGACTTCTACCCCGAGTACATCGGAGTGGGGCTCACCGCCGTGGCGCATGACGACAAGTCGTACCCCAGCGCGCAGGCGGCCTACAACGCCCTCAAGAAGTTCAACGAGGGCCGCGGCTTCACGTTGCTCGACGAGACGCCGTTCACGGACGTTGACGCCATCGCGGTCAAGCCGGCCTACGCCCAGCAGCACAAGCTCAAGTCGGTGGCCGACCTGAAGAACGCGGGGCCGTTCAAGATCGGCGCCCCGCCGGAGTTCCGCACACGCTTCACCGGACTCGTGGGCATGAAGAAGGTCTACGGGATCAACAACGCCACGCTCGTGCCGCTCACGATCGGCGTGCAGTACAAGGCGCTGAATGACGGCAAGGTGCAGGCCGCGGACGTGTTCACCACGGACGGCCAGCTCCAGAGCGGCAAGTACACGGTGCTCACGGACCCGAAGAACATCTTCGGCTTCGAGCAGGTTGCGCCGATCGTGAACAAGAAGACGCTGACCAAGGAAGGTCCGGCGTTTGCTCAGACGATCAACGCGGTGAGCGCGAAGCTCACCACGAAGGCGATGCAGCAGATGAACGGGGCAGTGGACCTCGACAAGCAGTCGCCGGCATCTGTTGCCAAGCAGTTTCTGCAGGCGAACGGATTGGCTTAG
- a CDS encoding ABC transporter permease, producing the protein MIAQVLADSGPVIPNFGHGSTCVRDNHTFCWSWVKQHWSDTLGPALVQHIVLTLIALSIGFAISLACAFFAHRHGWFERPFGTFSGILYTIPSLALFQLLVPISGLSTLTVEIALVSYTLLILFRNTLTGLRSVPEDTREAARGMGLSERQMLWKVELPLAVPAIIAGLRVAAVTVISLATIASFIIDQGLGSPIFHALQSNFTTELIAAGALAVALALAADGLLLLAQRLITPWARMRRA; encoded by the coding sequence GTGATCGCGCAGGTCCTCGCGGACAGCGGGCCCGTGATCCCGAACTTCGGGCACGGCAGCACCTGCGTGCGCGACAACCACACCTTCTGCTGGAGCTGGGTGAAGCAGCACTGGAGCGACACGCTGGGCCCCGCCCTCGTGCAGCACATCGTGCTCACGCTGATCGCGCTCAGCATCGGCTTCGCGATCTCCCTCGCGTGCGCGTTCTTCGCCCACCGGCACGGGTGGTTCGAGCGCCCCTTCGGCACCTTCTCGGGAATCCTCTACACGATCCCGAGCCTCGCGCTGTTCCAGCTGCTCGTGCCGATCAGCGGATTGTCCACGCTCACCGTGGAGATCGCGCTCGTCTCCTACACGCTCCTGATCCTGTTCCGCAACACGCTCACCGGCCTGCGCAGCGTGCCGGAGGACACGCGCGAGGCCGCGCGCGGGATGGGTCTCTCGGAGCGGCAGATGCTGTGGAAGGTCGAGCTGCCGCTGGCGGTGCCGGCGATCATCGCGGGGCTGAGGGTGGCGGCCGTGACGGTGATCAGCCTCGCCACGATCGCGTCCTTCATCATCGACCAGGGGCTGGGCTCGCCGATCTTCCACGCCCTCCAATCGAACTTCACCACCGAGCTGATCGCGGCCGGTGCGCTGGCGGTCGCGCTCGCCCTCGCCGCCGACGGACTGCTCCTTCTCGCGCAGCGGCTGATCACCCCATGGGCGCGGATGCGGAGGGCGTGA
- a CDS encoding ABC transporter ATP-binding protein: MAEPRADMITGKAGEIEFRHVSKRYPGRSQAAVNDLSLAIPAGEICVLVGPSGAGKTTAMKMVNRLIDVTEGEILIDGRDVTRMDETELRRGIGYVIQHVGLFPHMNVGANVATVPRLLGWDRARVQARVEELLELVGLDPQDDARRYPAQLSGGQRQRVGLARALAADPPVMLMDEPFGALDPITRDRLQNEFLRLHRQIRKTVIFVTHDIDEAIKMGDKIAILREGGVLAQYASPAEILAQPADDFVAQFVGADRALKRLSLSRVRDVELLDSAPDPADAPVLTPDTSLRDALSQILAEDGRPLPVEDHGSALGYVSVELITRALAGSSEGAAA; the protein is encoded by the coding sequence ATGGCTGAGCCACGCGCCGACATGATCACCGGCAAGGCCGGCGAGATCGAGTTCCGGCACGTGAGCAAGCGCTACCCGGGACGCAGCCAGGCGGCGGTGAACGACCTGTCGCTCGCTATTCCCGCCGGCGAGATCTGCGTCCTCGTGGGGCCCTCCGGGGCCGGGAAGACCACAGCGATGAAGATGGTCAACCGGCTGATTGACGTGACGGAGGGCGAGATCCTCATCGACGGCCGCGACGTCACGCGGATGGACGAGACGGAGCTGCGCCGCGGCATCGGCTACGTGATCCAGCACGTCGGCCTGTTTCCTCACATGAATGTGGGCGCCAACGTGGCCACGGTGCCGCGCCTCCTCGGCTGGGATCGCGCGCGCGTGCAGGCGCGCGTGGAGGAGCTCCTCGAGCTGGTGGGGTTAGACCCGCAGGACGACGCTCGCCGCTATCCGGCGCAGCTGTCGGGTGGGCAGCGCCAGCGCGTGGGCCTCGCGCGGGCGCTCGCCGCCGACCCCCCGGTGATGCTCATGGACGAGCCCTTCGGCGCGCTCGACCCGATCACTCGCGACCGCCTGCAGAACGAGTTCCTGCGGCTGCACCGGCAGATCCGCAAGACCGTCATCTTCGTCACCCACGACATCGACGAGGCGATCAAGATGGGCGACAAGATCGCGATCCTGCGCGAGGGCGGCGTGCTCGCCCAGTACGCGAGCCCGGCTGAGATCCTCGCCCAGCCGGCCGACGACTTCGTGGCCCAGTTCGTGGGCGCCGACCGCGCGCTGAAGCGCCTCTCGCTCTCCCGCGTGCGCGACGTCGAGCTGCTCGACTCCGCGCCCGACCCCGCGGACGCACCGGTGCTCACCCCGGACACAAGCCTGCGCGACGCGCTGTCCCAGATCCTCGCCGAGGACGGGCGGCCGCTGCCGGTTGAGGACCACGGCAGCGCGCTCGGCTACGTGAGCGTCGAGCTCATCACGCGCGCGCTGGCCGGCAGCAGTGAGGGAGCGGCCGCGTGA
- a CDS encoding ABC transporter permease: MTFIHAFQFIGDNAGLLWHKSLEHMAISAVAVGIALAIALPIGLWLGHLHRGSFLAVNTANIGRALPSLAVLAIGLSFLGIGKLNVVVALVILAVPPILTNAYVAVDEVDTDAVEAARGMGMKPRELFAKVELPLAVPLTFAGIRTAAVYVVATATLAGFFGGGGLGDIISNQASYGLDGVVGAAIVVTVLALGTDLLLALAQRLITPRGLRADDNEIFGAAEEYELTRTAAETA, translated from the coding sequence ATGACGTTCATCCACGCGTTCCAGTTCATCGGCGACAACGCCGGCCTGCTGTGGCACAAGTCGCTCGAGCACATGGCCATCTCCGCGGTGGCCGTCGGCATCGCCCTCGCGATCGCGCTGCCGATCGGGCTCTGGCTCGGGCATCTCCATCGCGGCTCCTTCCTCGCGGTGAACACGGCGAACATCGGCCGGGCGCTGCCCAGCCTCGCGGTGCTCGCGATCGGTCTGTCCTTCCTCGGCATCGGCAAGCTCAACGTGGTGGTGGCGCTCGTGATCCTCGCGGTGCCGCCGATCCTCACGAACGCGTACGTGGCCGTGGACGAGGTGGACACGGACGCTGTTGAGGCCGCCCGCGGGATGGGGATGAAGCCGCGCGAGCTGTTCGCGAAGGTGGAGCTGCCGCTGGCGGTGCCACTCACGTTCGCCGGCATCCGCACCGCGGCGGTGTACGTGGTGGCCACCGCCACGCTCGCCGGCTTCTTCGGCGGCGGCGGGCTCGGCGACATCATCTCCAACCAGGCCAGCTACGGGCTCGACGGAGTGGTGGGAGCAGCGATCGTGGTGACCGTGCTCGCGCTGGGCACCGACCTGCTGCTCGCGCTGGCGCAACGCCTGATCACCCCGCGCGGGCTGCGCGCGGACGACAACGAGATCTTTGGAGCGGCGGAGGAATACGAGCTCACTCGCACCGCCGCAGAGACTGCATAG